A region of the Pseudarthrobacter sp. MM222 genome:
ACCGGACCAGTGTCATCCGGAGAGTCGGCAGCCGTCAATGCAATGCTGCCTCGGGCCTTTGTCTTCGGCCCGAGTGGTGGGAACGCAGGCGGGCTGCGACCGTAAAAACCCAGGCCATGAACGCGACCAGGAGGACGCGTTGCACCAGGCCTTTCCACTCGAACAGTCCGCTCCCGGGCTGCTGGCTGATCTTGAGCAGAGGGATCCCGACGGCGAGGATGGCACCGATTGCGAGCGTCCACCCCGCCAGTGGGCGCCAGGCTGGGTCGCTGCGGAACCGCCGGTAGAAGACGAAGCAGCTGAGAGGCGCGAATGTGAACACGAGGGCGCCAAAAATGCCGTGCACAATTCCGTGCACGGTGGATTGGTCGAACATCGACGACGGATCGGTGGTGAATGGTCCGGACGCAATGAGGCTGACTCCGATGCTCTGCACAAGCACCGGTCCGGCCCTCGATGCCGCGCCGGTGCTGAAGTGCGC
Encoded here:
- a CDS encoding DUF998 domain-containing protein produces the protein MLGAVLFVSVFTVGGWLSPNYSATRMFVSELSLGPLGWVQILNFVMTGILVLLFGRGLGAHFSTGAASRAGPVLVQSIGVSLIASGPFTTDPSSMFDQSTVHGIVHGIFGALVFTFAPLSCFVFYRRFRSDPAWRPLAGWTLAIGAILAVGIPLLKISQQPGSGLFEWKGLVQRVLLVAFMAWVFTVAARLRSHHSGRRQRPEAALH